In one Solanum lycopersicum chromosome 11, SLM_r2.1 genomic region, the following are encoded:
- the LOC138339256 gene encoding uncharacterized protein has protein sequence MVADSIAQMNKLIYGVSDLVKIKRENTMLLGDMNIYRLMTHAQQVEGDKLMKQSKENKKPRNGNYEYCQHKSDGGNPSRSQQKFSALAPSSASAPSSKNMYGQKGQGGNNGRTQSTTSAAPTSCPTQQGNSSGICGVSAIIYCMLFRLARIRKVRLRVFDLDVYALLDPGTTLSFVTPYIVVPFSVSPKTLSKPFSVSTQVRDSVLIRRYT, from the exons ATGGTTGCTGACTCCATtgctcagatgaataagttaATTTATGGAGTGTCAGATTTGGTGAAAATAAAGCGCGAAAATACTATGTTACtaggagatatgaacatctataggcttatgactcatgctcagcaagttgagggtgataagcttatGAAACAGtccaaagaaaataagaagcCTAGGAATGGGAACTATGAATATTGTCAGCATAAATCAGATGGTGGAAATCCCTCGCGTAGTCAGCAGAAGTTTTCAGCCCTAGCCCCTTCATCAGCTAGTGctccatcctccaagaacatGTATGGTCAAAAG GGTCAAGGAGGTAATAATGGTAGAACTCAGTCTACAACTTCAGCAGCACCAACAAGTTGCCCGACTCAGcagggtaactcatctggtaTATGTGGCGTCAGTGCCATAATATATTGTATGCTCTTTAGGCTTGCCAGGATCAGGAAGGTTCGCCTacgagtctttgaccttgatgtttatgcattgttagatccagggaCTACTCTCtcatttgtaactccttacatagtAGTCCCATTTAGCGTTAGTCCAAAAACTCTCTCTaaacctttctcagtctctactcaaGTTAGAGACTCAGTTTTAATTAGACGGTATACATAA
- the LOC101254555 gene encoding small ribosomal subunit protein uS14z/uS14y/uS14x produces the protein MGHSNIWNAHPKNYGPGSRTCRVCGNPHAIIRKYGLMCCRQCFRSNAKEIGFIKYR, from the exons ATGGGTCACTCTAACATCTGGAACGCTCATCCCAAGAACTACGGCCCTGGTTCCCGCACCTG CCGTGTGTGTGGAAATCCACATGCAATTATTAGGAAGTATGGACTCATGTGCTGCAGGCAGTGCTTCCGCAGCAATGCCAAGGAAATTGGTTTCATTAAG TACCGCTGA